A section of the Aulosira sp. FACHB-615 genome encodes:
- a CDS encoding phytochelatin synthase family protein: MKLNTTFQTAIIWFFVSSGTVIAQTLPLSNNLIAFNSKEGEKLLIQSRSREDFFPLSMQFVTQHNQAFCGVASSVMVLNSLGVVAPESPQYSPYRVFTQENFFSNEKTKKVIAPEVVARQGMTLAELGGLIASYDVQVKVYHAADTNLEQFRKLVSTNLKQSNNFVIVNYLRKEIGQEKGGHISPIAAYNEQTDRFLIMDVSRYKYPPVWVKAADLWKAINTTDTVSGKTRGFVLVSKVN, encoded by the coding sequence ATGAAGTTAAACACAACTTTTCAAACTGCAATTATCTGGTTTTTTGTTTCTAGTGGAACTGTTATTGCTCAAACATTACCCCTTTCCAATAACTTGATTGCTTTTAATTCTAAGGAGGGAGAGAAGTTATTAATTCAAAGTCGCTCCAGAGAAGATTTCTTTCCTTTGAGTATGCAGTTTGTCACGCAACATAATCAAGCTTTTTGTGGTGTTGCTAGTAGTGTGATGGTGTTAAATAGTTTAGGAGTTGTCGCACCAGAATCACCACAATATTCTCCTTATAGAGTGTTCACCCAAGAAAACTTTTTTAGCAATGAAAAAACTAAAAAAGTCATTGCACCTGAAGTTGTCGCCCGTCAAGGAATGACTTTAGCAGAATTAGGCGGATTAATTGCTAGTTATGATGTCCAAGTCAAGGTTTATCATGCAGCCGATACTAATTTAGAACAGTTTCGTAAGCTAGTCTCGACAAATTTAAAGCAATCTAATAATTTTGTCATAGTGAATTATTTACGTAAAGAAATTGGTCAAGAAAAAGGTGGACATATTTCACCCATCGCAGCTTACAATGAGCAGACAGATAGATTTTTAATTATGGATGTTTCTCGTTATAAATATCCACCAGTGTGGGTGAAAGCCGCGGATTTATGGAAGGCGATAAACACCACAGATACAGTTTCCGGTAAGACACGCGGCT
- a CDS encoding glycine betaine ABC transporter substrate-binding protein: protein MKRFLIFFILTFTLVVAIAACNPSANNTTGDIVVASKDFTEQDILGELLAQQIEATTNLKVVRRPRLGGSFVCHNAILAGKIDAYIEYTGTAFTGILKQKAFNDPKVVYEKLKQIYDKKFKLEVMPSLGFENTFAMVIRGEDAKKYNIQTLSQVAQYTPQWRGGFGYEFLEREDGFPGLAKTYDLRFSKPPQIMDLGLIYRALIQKQVDMVAGNSTDGQITRLGLAVLKDDKQYFPPYEATPIVRQEVLNKYPELKSAIAQLSGKISADEMRQLNYLVEGELRDIKEVVREFLKSKELGSRRGAEARSF from the coding sequence ATGAAAAGATTTTTAATATTTTTTATTTTAACTTTTACTTTAGTAGTGGCGATCGCAGCTTGTAACCCTAGCGCGAATAATACCACGGGCGATATTGTTGTTGCTTCTAAAGATTTTACCGAACAAGATATTTTAGGCGAACTCTTAGCCCAACAAATTGAAGCAACAACTAATCTCAAAGTTGTCCGTCGTCCCCGTTTAGGCGGTTCTTTTGTTTGTCATAATGCTATTCTGGCTGGAAAAATTGATGCTTATATTGAATACACGGGTACAGCTTTTACTGGGATTTTAAAACAAAAAGCCTTCAATGACCCAAAAGTAGTTTACGAAAAATTAAAACAAATATATGACAAAAAATTTAAGCTGGAAGTTATGCCTAGCTTAGGTTTTGAAAATACTTTCGCAATGGTAATTCGTGGTGAAGATGCCAAGAAATATAATATTCAAACTTTATCTCAGGTTGCCCAATATACACCCCAATGGCGCGGCGGGTTTGGCTACGAATTTTTAGAACGAGAAGATGGTTTTCCGGGTTTAGCTAAAACTTACGATTTGCGTTTTTCTAAACCACCGCAAATTATGGACTTGGGTTTAATATATCGCGCCTTAATCCAAAAACAAGTAGATATGGTGGCGGGAAATTCGACTGATGGACAAATTACGCGCTTAGGTTTGGCTGTATTAAAGGATGATAAACAATATTTTCCCCCTTACGAAGCTACACCAATTGTTAGACAAGAAGTGTTGAATAAATACCCGGAGTTGAAAAGTGCGATCGCTCAACTTTCTGGTAAAATTTCCGCAGATGAAATGCGGCAGTTAAATTATTTAGTTGAAGGGGAGTTACGAGATATTAAAGAGGTTGTGCGTGAGTTTCTTAAATCTAAGGAGTTAGGTTCACGAAGAGGAGCAGAGGCGCGAAGTTTTTAA
- a CDS encoding ABC transporter permease — translation MKDFFLIKYAPEILQHTLEHLFLVGIAITIATLVGIPLGILITRQTRLRQPILGIANVLQTIPSLALFGLLIPVPIIGGIGVVPAIVALTLYSFLPIIRNTYTGITSVDPAIIEAGRGMGMTDQELLLQVEIPLAMSVILAGVRVAAVIGIGIATIAAAIGAGGLGVFIFRGIAVVNNDLILAGAVPAAMIALLADLLIGLLETKLKVK, via the coding sequence ATGAAAGACTTTTTCTTGATTAAGTATGCCCCAGAAATTTTACAGCACACGCTGGAACATTTATTTTTGGTAGGCATTGCCATTACAATTGCCACACTTGTTGGCATTCCGTTAGGTATTTTAATTACCCGTCAAACTCGGTTGCGTCAACCCATTTTGGGTATTGCCAATGTATTGCAAACTATTCCAAGTTTGGCATTATTTGGTTTACTAATTCCTGTGCCGATTATTGGTGGAATTGGTGTTGTCCCAGCGATTGTGGCTTTGACTTTATATTCTTTTCTGCCGATAATTCGCAATACTTACACAGGTATTACCAGTGTAGATCCGGCAATTATCGAAGCTGGTAGAGGCATGGGAATGACTGATCAAGAATTATTATTACAAGTCGAAATTCCCTTAGCAATGAGTGTAATTTTAGCAGGGGTGAGAGTTGCGGCAGTGATAGGTATTGGTATTGCCACTATTGCTGCTGCTATTGGTGCTGGTGGTTTAGGCGTGTTTATTTTTCGCGGTATTGCGGTAGTAAATAATGATTTAATTTTAGCCGGGGCAGTACCAGCAGCCATGATTGCTTTACTGGCAGATTTGTTAATTGGGTTGTTGGAAACCAAATTAAAAGTTAAATAA
- a CDS encoding ATP-binding cassette domain-containing protein: protein MSQNRSIAVEFRDVSFSRNRRNLVSNLNFSIRQGEALILLGRSGSGKTTTMKLINRLFTPTTGEVVFDGTPTKQWDEIKLRRKIGYVIQETGLFPHFTVERNVGLVPSLEGWKPKQIKTRVYELLQLVGLDPVQFAGRYPHQLSGGQRQRVGVARALAADPPVLLMDEPFGALDPITRLELQQEFRRLQQELGKTVVFVTHDIQEAFVLASRIGLMYDGELVVLGTKEEFLRSQHPESLAFLQCLRSLQDNL, encoded by the coding sequence ATGTCGCAAAATCGCTCAATTGCTGTTGAATTCCGCGATGTCAGCTTTAGCCGCAACCGTCGCAATTTAGTATCAAATCTTAATTTTTCGATTCGTCAAGGAGAAGCATTAATATTACTTGGACGCAGTGGTAGCGGGAAAACTACCACGATGAAATTAATTAATCGTCTGTTTACGCCAACCACAGGTGAAGTCGTATTTGATGGAACTCCGACAAAGCAATGGGATGAAATTAAACTGCGGCGCAAAATTGGTTATGTCATTCAAGAAACTGGTTTATTTCCCCATTTCACTGTAGAACGTAATGTTGGTTTAGTTCCTAGTTTAGAAGGTTGGAAACCGAAACAAATTAAAACAAGAGTTTATGAATTGTTGCAATTGGTAGGGTTAGATCCTGTGCAGTTTGCTGGGCGTTATCCCCATCAACTTTCGGGGGGACAGCGACAAAGGGTAGGCGTAGCGAGAGCGTTAGCCGCAGATCCCCCAGTTTTGTTAATGGATGAGCCTTTTGGCGCACTTGACCCCATTACGCGCTTAGAATTGCAACAGGAGTTTCGGCGGTTACAGCAAGAACTCGGTAAGACAGTGGTATTTGTGACGCATGATATCCAAGAGGCGTTTGTCTTAGCTTCTCGAATTGGGTTAATGTATGACGGAGAACTGGTAGTATTAGGTACAAAGGAGGAGTTTCTGCGATCGCAACATCCAGAAAGCCTAGCTTTTCTTCAATGTCTGCGTTCTCTGCAAGACAATTTATGA
- a CDS encoding translocation/assembly module TamB domain-containing protein, which translates to MTRPPNSENDQEPINRRLYLLLFSRSSLVIGIFLLAGIASGIWWARNYVYNDLAPLVETNLEQLLGRPINLGQVESFSLSSLRFSSLSIPATPTDADQVTAKAVEVQFALLPVIFSRTLPLNVTLVQPRVFIQQDQDGRWVTAEVNSGEGKGIIQTQLQTLQIVDGSVELLPAPAPTKPKGSVIINQFAGGARFAPNNTEIGYEINGQFARGGAVKITGSTQPKAQKTNLQVVAQSLLASDVSRLIQLPIVLQAGRVSADLGVQIPANASEIAITGTATSYQVTAQIQNIPQRFINSNGRLVFQGQAIALDNLTTNLGKVPLLANGTVNLKTGFDLSAQVKSVSAKNLLDTFNVKSPVVATGEVQAKVKVQGSLQQPVLSGTVSNTKPLQVDRVQFQAVNTDFRLNVNKNASQITISNLKLVPAAGGIITGGGQAILGGRVKFDLQAEGISGDILAQRYGITPPISIGNVSANTQITGSLGRQPLTLNIARVLVQPPAGGQIVGGGQVQLAPQGRVLLNVLAQNLPGDVIAKTNNSASSIKVGNVSANARVFGYLGNLRTVAQVQAPNATYPTIGAAVIEQQGQNLVLPTAVFDVAGNTITAKGRVSQNRWQAVVNTEKVQLSRFKEIPAQFQGVLTSASVSLSGSTKSFQATGEANLNLAGGRVNIRDINLNNSRWQAVANASQIQLSRFSQIPAQFQGVLTSASVNLSGSTKSFQPENIQASGQANLSVVGGTVNIRDANLNNGRWQAVANASQIQLSRFSPQLRGRLNGNVQVAGNTKSFALADIRAAGQLRANQGIAQLAQPLSAEFRWNGQQIIVPRATTLGVSASGAIAVQLPATGTPKIAGFNFDVLAQNFNLNNTGVQVPGDIALSGFVDFNGRVTGTPEVPQATGNVRLRNFNVGNVAFDPVLTGNVNFQGGQGGSLRLAGTQDRIALNLDGNYRPTSFLVRRDGAVTTGRTEGDNLIINAQQFPIALVSGFLPNNNLKPLGGQLSGNLVVNLNNYAVAGDVAISQPRVARVSAAEFRGSFNYANGSANLTNGLLRLGESSIALSGSVQTGNNPQFQVQANLVETRIQELLQAFNIYDFQDLSTGTEPPTLAGATALNTTSVRLPNADLLRQLEYFSKIATATEQQQQQAKKQAPPLPSLAELTGALNGTLVASGSLKSGLNAGFNLQGNNWQWGQYTINQVIAQGNFANGVVTLSPLSIGINQGQVAFAGKLGLNQLAGQLNVASLPLSLFQPFIAQYPLDVTGEVNAVANLQGNFLNPSVNGEVSLANATLNNQPVQTGQVKFAYENARLNFDSALLLTGTQPITATGSIPAPLPFTFVKPASNQISVQANVSNEGLTLLNLLTNNQVSWLDGQGQVAVNVGGTLNQPIINGNATLNNATIRAQALSEPLTNITGTAQFNGNIVNIEGIQANYNQGLVTASGILPIFTPQSNTTNPLTVLIEKPLDFQVPGLYAGGVSGNAVIQGTALKPQIGGEIELSDGQVIIGNSTTANTQPTTNDNIDINISAVTPTETKPNSTTTAAVTRPNLPVAFDNLRLSLGDDVRVTSQSLLSFVPGVGGFSQPILSFNAKGDLTINGTLAKPLPEGEIRLTGGRVSLFSTEFTLERGYEQTATFTPSQGLDPTLNVRLLAIVPETSAINNRILRSPASAEISDASAINFGTLRTVRVQARVTGRASRLNENLELTSQPRRSQGEIVALLGGSILNNFAQTGDITQGLTNFAGTTILGSLQGTITAIGQAIGFSEFRIFPTPITDQTARRSSVLDLSAEGVFNLNRDFSVSLSRPLFSSDASFRYNVLYRLNDEILVRGATDLGNENLLFFEYETRF; encoded by the coding sequence ATGACGCGCCCTCCCAACTCAGAGAATGATCAGGAGCCAATTAACCGTCGTTTATATCTCCTACTTTTCAGTCGTAGTAGTTTAGTTATAGGAATTTTCTTGCTTGCTGGTATTGCATCAGGAATTTGGTGGGCAAGAAATTATGTGTATAACGATTTAGCGCCGTTAGTAGAGACAAATCTAGAACAATTACTAGGGCGACCAATTAATCTAGGGCAAGTGGAGTCTTTTTCACTTTCGAGCCTGAGATTTAGTTCTTTATCCATACCTGCAACACCTACTGATGCTGACCAAGTAACAGCAAAGGCTGTTGAGGTGCAGTTTGCGCTGTTACCAGTCATTTTCAGCCGCACACTACCGTTAAATGTCACCTTGGTGCAGCCGCGTGTGTTTATTCAACAAGATCAAGATGGTCGTTGGGTGACAGCAGAGGTGAACAGTGGCGAAGGTAAAGGAATTATTCAAACGCAATTACAAACACTGCAAATTGTTGATGGCAGTGTAGAACTTTTACCAGCCCCTGCACCAACTAAACCAAAAGGTTCTGTAATAATTAATCAATTCGCTGGTGGGGCGCGATTTGCACCAAATAATACAGAGATTGGTTACGAAATTAATGGTCAATTTGCTAGAGGTGGTGCGGTTAAAATTACTGGGTCAACACAACCAAAAGCACAAAAAACTAATCTACAGGTTGTCGCCCAAAGTTTACTAGCATCTGATGTTAGTCGATTAATTCAGTTACCCATTGTTTTGCAAGCAGGAAGAGTTAGTGCTGACTTGGGTGTGCAGATTCCTGCAAATGCGTCAGAGATAGCGATTACCGGGACAGCTACTTCGTATCAAGTCACAGCCCAAATTCAAAATATACCCCAACGCTTCATTAATTCTAACGGTAGATTAGTATTTCAAGGTCAGGCGATCGCATTAGATAATCTCACCACAAATTTGGGCAAAGTTCCTCTTCTGGCCAATGGTACAGTCAATCTCAAAACAGGTTTTGACCTTTCCGCCCAGGTAAAATCAGTCAGTGCGAAAAATCTTTTAGATACCTTCAACGTTAAATCTCCCGTCGTCGCCACTGGGGAAGTTCAAGCCAAGGTCAAGGTGCAAGGTTCTCTGCAACAGCCAGTTCTTAGCGGTACAGTCAGCAACACCAAACCTCTGCAAGTTGACCGGGTGCAGTTCCAAGCTGTTAATACTGACTTTCGCCTCAATGTCAATAAAAATGCTTCTCAAATTACCATCTCAAATCTTAAACTTGTCCCCGCCGCAGGTGGAATCATTACAGGTGGTGGTCAAGCAATATTAGGGGGTCGAGTAAAATTTGACCTACAAGCCGAAGGTATTTCAGGAGATATACTGGCGCAGAGATACGGGATTACACCACCAATTAGCATCGGTAATGTCTCAGCTAATACACAAATTACTGGTTCTCTAGGCAGACAACCTTTAACCCTCAACATTGCCAGAGTTTTGGTGCAACCACCAGCCGGAGGGCAAATTGTCGGCGGTGGTCAAGTGCAACTAGCGCCCCAAGGTAGAGTATTGTTGAATGTTCTCGCCCAAAATTTGCCAGGGGATGTCATCGCCAAAACCAACAACTCTGCATCTAGCATCAAAGTCGGGAATGTCTCAGCCAATGCTAGGGTGTTTGGCTATCTGGGGAATTTGCGGACGGTCGCCCAAGTACAAGCGCCGAATGCTACCTACCCAACCATCGGTGCAGCAGTAATTGAGCAACAAGGGCAGAATCTTGTTTTGCCAACGGCTGTGTTTGATGTAGCAGGTAATACCATCACTGCTAAGGGGCGGGTTTCCCAAAACCGTTGGCAAGCTGTTGTTAATACCGAAAAAGTTCAGTTAAGCCGATTTAAAGAAATTCCCGCCCAATTCCAAGGTGTATTAACGAGTGCATCGGTGAGTTTGTCGGGTAGTACGAAATCTTTTCAAGCCACAGGGGAAGCAAATCTCAACCTGGCGGGGGGTAGAGTCAATATCAGGGATATTAACTTGAATAATAGTCGCTGGCAAGCAGTGGCGAATGCTTCCCAAATTCAACTCAGCCGTTTTTCCCAGATTCCCGCCCAATTTCAGGGAGTATTAACTAGTGCTTCTGTGAATTTATCAGGCAGCACGAAATCTTTCCAACCAGAAAATATTCAAGCTTCTGGACAAGCAAACTTGAGTGTGGTGGGGGGTACAGTTAACATTAGGGATGCTAACCTGAATAATGGTCGCTGGCAAGCAGTGGCAAATGCTTCTCAAATTCAACTCAGCCGTTTTTCACCCCAACTACGCGGTAGGCTGAATGGGAATGTCCAGGTGGCTGGGAATACAAAATCTTTTGCCTTAGCAGATATTCGCGCCGCCGGACAACTCCGCGCCAACCAAGGAATAGCACAGTTAGCACAACCATTGTCAGCCGAGTTTCGCTGGAATGGTCAGCAAATTATTGTGCCACGGGCGACGACACTGGGGGTAAGTGCGAGTGGTGCGATCGCTGTACAATTACCAGCAACAGGTACACCGAAAATCGCCGGCTTTAATTTCGATGTCCTGGCGCAGAATTTCAACCTCAATAATACTGGTGTGCAAGTTCCCGGAGATATTGCTTTATCAGGTTTTGTTGATTTTAATGGGCGAGTCACAGGTACTCCAGAAGTTCCCCAAGCTACTGGTAATGTGCGGCTGCGGAATTTCAATGTCGGAAACGTGGCATTTGACCCCGTTTTAACTGGTAATGTGAATTTTCAAGGCGGACAAGGGGGAAGTCTGCGCCTCGCAGGTACACAAGATAGGATAGCTTTGAACCTCGATGGTAATTATCGCCCAACTTCCTTTTTAGTCCGGCGTGATGGCGCTGTCACCACAGGTAGAACCGAGGGAGATAATTTAATTATCAACGCCCAACAATTTCCCATCGCTTTGGTTAGCGGCTTTTTACCTAACAATAATTTAAAACCCTTGGGTGGGCAATTATCAGGCAATTTAGTAGTTAATCTGAATAATTATGCAGTGGCGGGAGATGTGGCAATTTCTCAGCCCCGTGTTGCCAGAGTTTCCGCCGCAGAATTTCGTGGTAGTTTTAACTATGCCAATGGTTCGGCTAACTTAACTAATGGTCTCTTACGTCTGGGAGAAAGTAGCATCGCCCTCAGTGGGAGTGTGCAAACTGGCAATAACCCCCAATTTCAAGTCCAAGCGAATTTAGTAGAAACGAGAATACAAGAACTTTTACAAGCGTTTAATATCTACGATTTTCAAGATTTAAGTACAGGTACAGAACCACCCACACTAGCAGGTGCAACCGCACTCAACACCACATCTGTGCGCTTACCCAATGCAGACTTGCTCAGACAGCTAGAATACTTCTCTAAAATTGCCACAGCCACAGAACAGCAACAACAGCAAGCGAAAAAACAAGCACCGCCTTTACCCAGCTTGGCAGAATTAACAGGTGCTTTGAATGGAACCTTAGTAGCCAGTGGTTCTTTAAAATCTGGGTTGAATGCTGGGTTTAATCTCCAAGGTAATAACTGGCAATGGGGACAATATACGATTAATCAAGTTATTGCTCAAGGTAATTTTGCCAATGGTGTTGTGACACTTTCACCCTTGAGTATTGGCATCAATCAAGGACAGGTAGCTTTTGCCGGCAAATTAGGACTGAACCAACTGGCGGGACAGTTGAATGTAGCTAGTTTGCCGTTATCTTTATTTCAGCCGTTTATTGCCCAATATCCGCTAGATGTCACAGGTGAAGTGAATGCTGTGGCTAATTTGCAAGGTAATTTCCTCAACCCCAGCGTAAATGGTGAAGTATCGCTGGCGAATGCGACTCTGAATAACCAACCAGTGCAGACAGGACAGGTAAAATTTGCCTACGAAAATGCCCGCTTAAATTTTGACAGTGCGCTACTGCTGACAGGAACTCAACCCATTACAGCTACAGGTAGTATTCCTGCACCCTTACCCTTTACCTTCGTCAAACCAGCTAGTAATCAAATTAGTGTCCAGGCGAATGTGAGTAACGAAGGTTTAACACTGTTAAATCTGCTGACTAACAATCAAGTCTCATGGCTAGATGGACAAGGACAAGTAGCTGTGAATGTCGGCGGTACGTTAAACCAGCCAATTATTAACGGCAATGCCACATTGAATAATGCTACTATTCGCGCTCAAGCTTTATCGGAACCGCTCACAAATATCACGGGAACAGCCCAGTTTAACGGCAATATAGTAAATATAGAAGGTATTCAAGCTAATTACAATCAAGGGTTAGTCACAGCATCGGGAATTTTGCCAATTTTTACACCCCAGTCCAATACAACCAATCCTTTGACAGTATTAATAGAAAAACCCCTAGATTTTCAAGTTCCTGGTTTGTATGCAGGTGGTGTGAGCGGTAATGCGGTGATTCAAGGAACAGCACTCAAACCACAAATTGGCGGTGAAATTGAACTGAGTGATGGACAGGTAATTATTGGCAACTCCACCACTGCTAACACTCAACCAACAACAAACGATAATATTGACATCAATATTAGTGCCGTTACACCCACAGAAACTAAACCTAACTCTACGACTACTGCTGCTGTAACTAGACCTAATTTACCTGTGGCGTTTGACAACTTACGCTTGAGTTTGGGTGATGATGTGCGGGTGACAAGTCAATCTTTACTCAGTTTTGTACCGGGAGTAGGCGGCTTTAGCCAACCCATACTCAGTTTTAACGCCAAAGGTGACTTAACAATTAACGGTACATTAGCCAAACCTCTCCCCGAAGGAGAAATTCGGTTAACAGGCGGAAGAGTCAGTTTATTTAGCACCGAGTTCACCTTAGAACGCGGCTATGAACAAACAGCCACCTTTACCCCCAGTCAAGGACTTGATCCTACCCTGAATGTGCGACTGTTAGCGATCGTCCCTGAAACTTCAGCAATCAATAATCGGATTTTAAGATCCCCTGCATCGGCAGAAATCAGCGATGCTTCTGCGATCAATTTTGGCACTTTACGCACCGTGCGCGTACAAGCAAGGGTGACAGGACGGGCTAGTAGATTAAACGAAAATTTAGAATTGACAAGTCAACCCCGCCGCAGTCAAGGAGAAATTGTGGCTTTACTGGGTGGTTCAATTTTGAATAACTTTGCTCAAACCGGAGATATCACCCAAGGGTTAACTAATTTTGCTGGTACGACAATTTTAGGTAGTTTACAAGGTACGATTACTGCGATCGGTCAAGCAATTGGTTTTAGTGAATTTCGCATCTTTCCTACTCCCATTACAGATCAAACAGCAAGACGCTCATCAGTTCTCGATTTATCAGCCGAAGGTGTATTCAACCTAAATCGAGATTTTTCTGTTTCTTTATCACGACCATTATTTAGCAGTGATGCGTCCTTCCGTTACAACGTCCTCTATCGACTCAATGACGAAATTTTAGTACGCGGCGCAACCGATTTAGGCAATGAAAATCTACTGTTCTTTGAATATGAAACTCGATTTTAA
- a CDS encoding four helix bundle protein encodes MEEKGKKYFRNHEDLAIYQLAFETAMLIFEYSKKFPVEEKYSLTDQIRRSSRSVCANMAEAWRKRRYKAAFVAKLNDCEAEAAETQVWLKFAVKCQYLTVEQGRELYAPYNQVLSGLVKMITHPDDWLLD; translated from the coding sequence ATGGAAGAAAAAGGGAAAAAGTATTTTAGAAATCATGAGGATTTAGCCATTTATCAATTAGCATTTGAGACAGCAATGCTAATTTTTGAATATTCTAAAAAGTTCCCAGTTGAAGAAAAATATTCATTAACTGACCAAATTCGTCGCTCCTCTCGCTCTGTCTGTGCAAATATGGCAGAGGCTTGGAGAAAACGGCGATATAAAGCCGCTTTTGTCGCTAAACTCAATGATTGTGAAGCAGAGGCAGCAGAAACTCAAGTTTGGTTAAAGTTTGCTGTGAAATGTCAATATCTTACCGTTGAACAAGGAAGAGAACTCTACGCTCCTTACAATCAAGTCCTTAGTGGGTTAGTCAAGATGATTACCCATCCAGATGATTGGTTACTTGACTAA
- the mgtE gene encoding magnesium transporter produces the protein MTETNNLNSPFQDVSRRELRDLVRTQLQMLLEAADLQAAKSILVPVQPADIAEAIEGLPEAMHALAFRLLSKDEAIAVYEYLDYSVQERLIEELKSQEVRDIVDQMSSDDRARLFDELPAKVVNRLLEQLSPVERQATALLLGYEPNTAGRIMTLEFISLKENITVTQALERIRRLANASEIIYYLYVTDAERRLTGIVSLRDLVTSQPEQIIGEIMTRDVIFVRTDTDQEEVARVIQRYDFLAVPVVDKQQLLVGIVTVDDVIDILQEETTKDIYALGGGVQSSGDNYFQMNLMEVARKRVVWLFVLLITNTVTGTIIKSQEDILTKVVTLTAFIPLLTGTGGNVGAQSSTVVIRGMNTEEIRSLGTWQVIGREAIAGLLLGGMLGIIATIWAYFLQGRIEVAIAVGTSLVAISVLASVSGSTLPFLFRMLRLDPALMSAPFITTAVDVLGVLIYFNLARVILKL, from the coding sequence TTGACTGAGACAAACAACTTAAATTCTCCGTTCCAGGATGTGTCCCGTAGAGAATTGCGAGATTTAGTCAGAACTCAACTGCAAATGCTGTTAGAAGCAGCAGATTTACAAGCGGCAAAATCAATTCTTGTACCCGTACAACCTGCGGATATTGCTGAAGCAATTGAAGGTTTACCGGAAGCGATGCACGCTTTAGCTTTTCGTTTACTTTCTAAAGATGAAGCGATCGCAGTTTACGAGTATCTTGACTATAGTGTACAAGAACGATTAATTGAAGAATTAAAAAGTCAAGAAGTTCGTGATATTGTCGATCAAATGTCTTCGGATGACAGAGCAAGATTATTTGATGAATTACCTGCCAAAGTTGTCAACCGTTTACTAGAACAATTAAGTCCGGTAGAACGTCAAGCTACGGCTTTGCTGTTAGGTTATGAACCTAATACAGCCGGACGAATTATGACTTTAGAGTTTATTTCTCTCAAGGAAAATATTACAGTTACTCAGGCTCTAGAACGGATTCGCCGTTTAGCTAATGCCAGCGAAATAATTTACTATCTCTACGTCACAGATGCAGAAAGACGCTTGACAGGGATTGTATCTTTGCGAGATTTAGTAACATCTCAACCAGAACAAATCATTGGGGAAATCATGACCCGTGATGTGATATTCGTTCGCACAGATACAGACCAAGAAGAAGTAGCAAGAGTTATCCAAAGATATGACTTTTTAGCTGTACCTGTGGTAGATAAACAACAGCTTTTAGTTGGTATTGTTACGGTTGATGATGTAATTGATATTTTACAAGAAGAAACCACCAAAGATATTTATGCGTTAGGTGGTGGTGTACAGTCGAGTGGCGATAATTATTTCCAGATGAACTTGATGGAAGTTGCTCGTAAACGAGTCGTATGGTTATTTGTTTTATTAATTACTAATACTGTTACAGGCACAATTATTAAATCCCAAGAAGATATTTTAACCAAAGTAGTTACGCTAACAGCATTTATTCCGTTATTAACAGGAACAGGCGGTAACGTTGGCGCTCAATCTTCGACAGTAGTAATTCGGGGGATGAATACTGAAGAAATTCGCTCACTCGGCACATGGCAAGTAATTGGCAGAGAAGCGATCGCTGGTTTACTCTTGGGTGGTATGCTGGGGATTATCGCTACAATTTGGGCATATTTTTTACAAGGCAGAATTGAAGTTGCGATCGCCGTCGGTACTAGTTTAGTGGCGATTTCGGTTTTAGCTTCGGTTTCTGGTTCCACACTGCCATTTTTATTTCGGATGTTACGTTTAGACCCAGCTTTGATGTCTGCACCATTTATCACCACAGCCGTCGATGTCTTAGGGGTCTTGATTTATTTCAATTTGGCACGGGTAATTTTAAAGTTATAG
- the ssuE gene encoding NADPH-dependent FMN reductase, translated as MTRILAIAGSPSHPSRTYGILEYAAKLLEKEGLHIDIISVRDLPAEDLVFGKYDSPALEQPKALLAQADGVIIATPIYKAAYTGILKAFLDLLPQKSLTGKVVLPLATGGTIAHLLAIEYALKPILGELGARHILATVYAVDKQIQKQPDDSVLLDEELEQRLKDVLQEFAKAVKFSAIESPQLAHAN; from the coding sequence ATGACTCGGATTTTAGCGATCGCTGGTAGTCCTTCCCATCCTTCCAGAACCTACGGAATTTTGGAATATGCTGCCAAACTATTAGAAAAAGAAGGTCTACACATAGATATTATTTCTGTGCGCGATTTACCTGCGGAAGATTTAGTCTTTGGCAAGTATGACAGCCCCGCCTTAGAACAACCCAAAGCTTTATTAGCCCAAGCCGACGGCGTAATTATTGCCACCCCAATCTACAAAGCTGCTTATACAGGCATACTCAAAGCATTTTTAGACTTACTCCCACAAAAATCATTGACTGGCAAAGTCGTGTTACCCTTAGCAACTGGCGGCACAATTGCCCATTTGTTAGCCATTGAATATGCCCTGAAACCCATCTTAGGCGAGTTAGGCGCACGGCATATTCTCGCCACCGTGTATGCAGTTGACAAACAAATTCAAAAGCAACCTGATGATAGCGTCCTGCTAGATGAGGAACTGGAACAACGGCTAAAAGACGTGCTGCAAGAGTTCGCCAAGGCTGTGAAATTCTCCGCGATTGAATCTCCACAACTAGCACACGCTAACTAA